The Dokdonia donghaensis DSW-1 DNA window CTATCTTACCGGGTATTGTGATAGGCTTCTTTATAACAGAAGATCTTAACTCTCCGCTTTTAATACTTCTTGCGGCTCTTATGGGAGTGATTACAGTTGTACTTGTAGAGGCAATACAAAAAACAGGGCTTGTAAAAGAAGACACGGCAATAGGCTTAGTCTTCCCAGCCTTGTTTAGCATAGGTGTTATTCTCATTGCAAAAAATGCAAACGATGTGCACCTAGATGTAGACGCCGTCTTGCTAGGTGAGCTCGCTTTTGCTCCTTTTGACAGACTCATTGTGTCTGGTACAGATATCGGTCCAAAATCTTTATGGGTTATGGGTACAATTTTATTAATAACCATAGGTATGCTATTTGCCTTCTTTAAGGAGCTTAAGGTAAGCACCTTTGATGCAGGACTATCAGCAGCGTTAGGATTCTCACCTGTCGTTCTGCATTATGGATTAATGACAGTTTCTTCGGTTACGGTGGTGGGCGCTTTTGAAGCAGTAGGTGCAGTGCTAGTCGTAGCGCTTATGATTGCCCCAGCGGCCACTGCATATTTGCTCACTTCAGATTTAAAAAAGATGTTAGTGCTCTCTGTTATTTTCGGAGTGTTTTCGGCAATAGCGGGATATTGGGTGGCTCATTTTCTTGATGCCTCTATCGCTGGATCTATGACAACCGTCTTAGGTTTAGTCTTTCTAATGGTCTATCTATTTGCGCCAAATAAAGGGCTTATCGCAGTGATGTATCGCCAAAAACAACAACGCACAGAGGTGTCTCTACTTACATTTTTATTGCATTTAAATAATCACGAAGAGAAGAGTGAGCGTCACGTAAAACATCTTAATGAGCATATAAACTGGCAAAAGGTACGTTCTAAAACAGTACTCGACCTTGCTGAAAGAAACAACCTTGTACGCATAGATAAAAACATTGTCTCTCTTACAACAAAAGGAAAAGAGTTTACAGACCTCGCTCTAGAATATATCATCACAAATAAGGATGAAAAAATAGAGCATATGAAGGATGACTTCTTCCTCTTTAGAGGTTAATTAATGGTTATTTTGCAACGTGGCATTAGTTTTGGAGTATTTAAGTAACTAATCATAAGATTTAAAAACAACCGCTGTTTATGAAAACATACTTTACACTCATTTGTTTGCTTTTATTTTCCGCTTTCGCGAAAGCGCAAGACACCACAAAAGTAGAAGTCCCAAAAATATATGTAAAAGCATATCAAGGTGCGGCTACGCCTATAAATCATACGTCATTACGCCTAGTACAAGTATTGCAAGATAGTAGATGCCCAAAAGGAGCCGACTGTATCTGGGCGGGAAATGCAAAAGTTGAGGTAGAAATAATAAATGAAAAAGGTGATAAAATCACCAAACAAGTCACGATAAACGGGCTACAAGCGCCAGCAGTGTATACAGAAGATGGTCTTGAGATTTATATAAGAGGTCTAGCGCCTTACCCTACAACGGGATCAAAAATAAATCCGAGTGACTATTATTTGAGAGTGGAGGTTAAAAACTAGCAACCACAACTACCATTACCACAGCCATTATCATCCTTTTTCTTTAAAAAAGACGGGGTATAAATAAATTTTGTTATTAAGTAACCTATAGCTGCAAGAAAGATGAGCAGCACCATAATTTTTTGAAAAATCTCCATATTATATAGTAGTTCTTAATGGTTAATCCTTACAGTTTATTTAAGCATTTGGTAGGCTATTAGTGCAGCCATATATGCAATAACTGTCATCGCACCTAGTTGAATCATAGGCCATTTCCAGCTATTAGTCTCTCTCTTTACAATGGCAAGTGTACTCATACATTGCATCGCAAAGGCATAAAATAATAAAAGCGATATGCCACTTGCAAAGTTAAATCTTGGGGTGCCTAGTACTGGGTTTATCTCGCCTGCCATTCTATTTTTTATGGTCTCTTCTTCGGCGTCACCTACGCTATAAATAGTTGCTAGCGTACCTACAAAAACTTCACGAGCGGCAAAAGAGGTGATAAGGGCAATCCCTATCTTCC harbors:
- a CDS encoding metal ABC transporter permease → MDAQVEIQLIAAVVAIACAIPGVFLVLRKMALISDAISHSILPGIVIGFFITEDLNSPLLILLAALMGVITVVLVEAIQKTGLVKEDTAIGLVFPALFSIGVILIAKNANDVHLDVDAVLLGELAFAPFDRLIVSGTDIGPKSLWVMGTILLITIGMLFAFFKELKVSTFDAGLSAALGFSPVVLHYGLMTVSSVTVVGAFEAVGAVLVVALMIAPAATAYLLTSDLKKMLVLSVIFGVFSAIAGYWVAHFLDASIAGSMTTVLGLVFLMVYLFAPNKGLIAVMYRQKQQRTEVSLLTFLLHLNNHEEKSERHVKHLNEHINWQKVRSKTVLDLAERNNLVRIDKNIVSLTTKGKEFTDLALEYIITNKDEKIEHMKDDFFLFRG